The Thermoproteales archaeon nucleotide sequence CTGGTTGTCGTGGTTTGGATGGTTTATTGGGTGGCGGCGTTGAAACAGGCGCTATCACAGAATTTGTAGGCGAATTCGCAACAGGAAAAACACAAATAGCACACCAACTAGCAGTAACAGTACAACTGCCTTTGAAGAAGAAGGGCTTAAATGCTAAGGCTATATTCATCGATACTGAGGGTACTTTTAGGCCTGAACGCATCATACAAATAGCAGAATATAGAGGATTAAACCCAGAAAAAACACTAAAAAACATCCTATACGCAAGAGCATACACAAGCGAGGAACTCCTATTCTTTATATATAAAGCAGTGCTTTATCTAGAAAATAATGTTGGATTGGTAGTTATAGATACTTTAACAAGTCTTAATATTGAAATTTTATCCAAAGAAAAGAGAGCAGCATACGAGTCTTTAATAATTTACATGATGCTTCGCTTATTAGAGGCAGCTTTAGCAAAAAAAGTTGCGATCGTTATAACTAACCGTGGCTTTATGCGCGGCGAAAATTTCTGGGTTATCGGAGATCCTCAAATTAGCATGCTTTCATCTTTACGCGTACATCTTGAAAAACAGCCTGGAGGTGCTTGGACAGCAAAAACTTTATATTCTCCACATGGAAAACGCCGTGTTTGTAGATTTCGGATAACTGAGAAAGGTCTCGAAGATTTAGCTTAAGTGATTTAATATGAAGAAGGCATTGGACGCAATAGATATAATGGCTTTAATCCCAGAATTGAACAGTCAGCTTAAAGATTCTAAACTTATCAACGTTTATGCTATCAACGAAATGTTTCTATTCAAGTTTAGAAAGAAAGGAGAAAAACTATACATGATATTTCATCCTAAAATCGGCTTGTACCTAACTAGCTATGAAATACCTACGCCAAAATATCCGTCAAATGTCGTGTTAAAGTTACGTAAAATAATTAAAAACGCGAAGATTGTGGATGTTATTCAAGTTAATAACGATAGGATAGTAAGAATGGAGATGCGCGAGGGGGATAAAGTTCTCTATGTATATTTTGAAGTAATTAGGGAGGGAAATTTAATTGTAACAGACCAGAATCAAAAGATTCTATTCGCGCTTAGATACAAAAAAATGCGAGATAGAAACATTCACGTAGGAGAAAAGTATAAGCAACCCCCCGCAGGCTTAGACCCTCTAAAAGTCCACCCTCGAGAACTATACGAAAAATTTAAAACGGAAAGCATGAAAAAATTGTTTATACTGTTATTGAGAACTTTAAATGTTCCAAAAGATGTTTTAAAAGAAGCATTTTTTAAATTGAATTTGAGCGAGAACGTAACCCTAGACGCTATCGATTCTAAAATCTTTGAAGAATTAATAGTTACGCTACAAAATATAATATTTGAAGTTAAAAACGGAAAATTAAAACCAAATTTACTAATTGAAGACGATAACCCTATAGGCGTTTACCCAATAATCTACGAGCATATAAAAATGAGAAAGCAATTAATTTTCTATTCCTCTTTTAACAAGGCGGTCGATGAATATTTTACTCCTAGACTAATTACCAAGCTAAAACCTGAAAGAGATTTAAAGAGTAAAGAGAAGAGAATTTCCGATATAATACATACGATAAAAAAATATGAAACAAAAGAAAGAAAGATGATAAGCATTGCAAATATAATAATTACAAATGTTAACGTTCTAAATGACATAATAAAAAGTATTAGGAAAAGAGAATTAGATGAGCTGCGCAAACTGGAAAAAACTTATGGTATTTCAATATTAAACGTTGACTACTCTAAAAGCGAGGTATTATTAAAAATTGGTGAAACTGAGATAGTATTAGATCTGAAAAAGACAGCTGGCGAAAATGCTGGAAAATATTTTGATGAGGCTAAAAAGCTTAGAAAAAAAATAAAAAAAGCCGAAAAGATATTAGAGGATCTTAAACGAGAATTGGATCAGGCTAAAGCAGCGGATAAAGCCGAAGTTATACGCTTAAAGATGCGGAAAAAGACCAGGTGGTATGAAAAATTCAGATGGTTCATGACAAGCGACGGATTTATAGTTATCGGAGGAAAAGATTCGACGCAAAATGAGGTGTTAGTTAGAAAGTATATGGAAGCATCAGATATTTTCATGCATGCAGACATTTACGGCTCTCCAGCCGTTATCATTAAATCGAAAAAAGAAAAAATACCAATTAGGTCAATCTTAGAGGCAGCTCAATTTACGGCGGTCTACTCTAGAGCTTGGGAAGCGGGATTTTCGTCAGTCGACGTCTACTGGGTTAGACCAGGGCAGGTTTCTAAAAAAGCGCCTTCAGGTGAGTATATTTCAAAAGGAGCCTTTATGATCTATGGCAAAAGAAATTACATCGAGAAAGTTCCTCTCATTTTAGCTATTGGGGTAAAAATAAAGGAAGACAATGTTGAAATAATATATGGACCGCCCTCAGCAGTAGTTAATAACGCGCTTTTCTACGTTTTATTAGTGCCGGGAAATATGAAAAAAGAAAAAACCGCGCTGCAAATTTTAAAAATTTTTGAAAAAAACATACTTAAATTTTTTAAGGAGAAAAAGGTAAAATTTAGGTTAGAAATCGAGAAAATAAAAGAAGCTCTTCCACAAGGATCTTTTCATATAATCCAAAAGCCAGAAAAGGTGTTAGATGAGATTGAAAGATATTATCGTGAGAAAAGTAATGAGAAAACCTTTAACGATTAAAAAGGAAATGACAGTATTTGATACTATTAAGGTTTTACTAAAAGATGGTGTTGACGTTGCAGTGATATACGATGAGGGAGAAAGCAAAGTTGTGACATCGTATTCTGTGGCAGAAATTATTCTAAAAGATTTCAAGAATATATCTAAAAGCTTGGAGAAGACTGTCATGTTCATTAGCAAAAAAGTATCATACGTTCCTGAAAGCAAAAAGCTTAGAAAGTTAATGAAAAATCTTGAACATCTGGTTCACAGCGGAAATCTGATTTTCCTGGGCAGAGGCGGGAAAATAACGGGTTACTTAAAGCCAGAAGATTTGTTTGCAGTATATAACAGAAATTTCATGTGTAATGACATAAATACTAATTTTTTCTACCCAGTAAACTGCTTAATGATCTACCCAAACAGGTCTATAAAATCTACACTTTCCTCTCTAATAAAAAATAATTCATCCTTTGCGTTCGTATATTCCAGAGGTGGATTTAAAGGTGTTATCGGAATCAGGGATATTCTAAGCGAGTTTGTGGCCGAGGAAAACATTAAAAAAATACTTTCAGGAGATTTAGGATACTTTTACGAAGCTTCGATATCCGAAATAGAGTATAGTAAAGATACATGTATTAGTGTAGAAGAAATAAGTAGGGAAAAAATAATATCAACAATATTGAAAAACGGCAATATTGTAATTTTGAAAGATAAAAACATCTACCGCGCCATAGACGATAAAAACCTTTTATACTTTACTCATAAAGTTCTATTTATGAGATCCTTATGAACTACGATTTTATTCTAGATGCTATGCTCGGTAAAACTGCTAAATGGTTGCGAGTATTAGGCTACAGTGTATACTATAATGCTAGCGTCGACGACGATTACCTAATTTCCCTATCCAAGAGCTGCAATGCTGTGCTAATAACGCGAGACAGGTGCTTGTTTGAAAAAGCTCTTAAAAAGGGAGTAAAAGTTCATTTAGTAGAAAAAAGTTCTAACGTGGATATTTTAAAGGAGTTAAAAGAAGTTTTCAGTATCTCACTAACGATTAACCCGGAGAAAACGAGATGCCCAAAATGTAATAATCCTCTAATAAAGAAAAACCCCAGTAGCTTGATAAATTCTCTACCAGAAAAAATTCTTAAAAGTTATAATATCTTTTTTGTATGCACGAATTGTGGCTCTATATATTGGATGGGAAAACATTTTAAATCAATGACAACAATACTTAGTGAAATTAGAGGTGATAAGACGTCGAAAAGTTATCGATCGAAGAAGGCAGATTCTTAGTAAAACTTGCTAGACATGCCGTGGAAGATTATTTAACATCATATAGAGAGCTTTCTCCTCCAGAAGATACTCCCGCCGCGCTCTACGACAAGCGTGGCGTTTTTGTAACTCTTGAAAAAATTGTCGTAACGCCCGATGGATTAAGAAAAAGAGAATTACGGGGTTGTATAGGTTTCCCAGAGCCAGTATTACCGTTAGTAGAAGCGACGATTAAAGCGGCTATAGCCGCGGCTTTTCATGATCCTAGATTTACTCCATTAATGCAGGCAGAACTGCCTTCTATAGTATTTGAAGTTAGCGTATTAACAAAGCCTGAACTTTTAAAAGTTGAAAACCCGAAAGAACTGCCTCGTAAAATTAAAGTAGGAAAGCATGGGCTCATAATTGAAAGAGGATTTTTTAAAGGACTCCTGCTTCCTCAGGTAGCAGTGGAATATGAATGGACTGAGGAGGAATTCCTAAATCAAGCATGTTTTAAAGCTGGATTGCCCAGTAGAACTTGGATGATGCCTGGAACGAACGTATACGTGTTCGAGGCTCAAATATTTGCCGAGCTAGAGCCTAACGGCGAAATAATCGAACGTAAACTAAGTTTCGAGTAAAATAAACGCAAAACTAATTATACTAAAAATGAGTTATAAACATAAGCGTAGGTGTCAGAAATTGAGATCAATACAACTGTTCATTTGCAGAGACCAGAGGTCTAAGCAGTTACTAGACGAGTTAAACTCTATACTAAAACCTTATAGAAATGAGGTAGAGCTGAAAGTTCACATAGTTCACATAAAAAATCCCGAAGATTTCGAAAATTTTATGCTGATGATGGAGGAGCTTTTCGGGGGGATATCGACATTGGTATTTAGAAAGTATGGTATAAGGAGTATACCAGCTATCGTTATCGATGATAGAAAAGTTTTTGAAGGAAAATATCCATCAAGAGAAGAACTTGAAGAATTACTAACTTATGAGGGTATCTTATTAAAAGAAATTAAGCATGAAGTTCCAACAATTAAGGTTGAAAAAATCGAAGAAGTTGCGCCAACACCAAGCCCGGTGAAGATAATCAAGCCAAGCGTCGAGGAGCTTCTTCCTAAAAAAGAAGAACTTGAAGAAGCTGAATTCGAGATTGAACCTGTTGAAAGAATAACTACTGTAGAGCCTGAACTCGAGATCATGCCATCTACCAGAGAAGTTGAAACAGAGCATATTGAGGAAACGGTAAAACCGGAGCAGGAGGTTGCTTCATCTGTCGAGATTGAGTATGCGAAAAAGGGAGAGCCTGTAATAAGGGAAGAAGTTAGGAAAGTGAAACATAAACGTTCATGTAATACGTGTATTTTCTATAATGAATCTACTAAAAGATGTGCAATGCTAGGTAAGATTGTAGATGATCCATCTAATCCGCCCTGTCAGTGGTAAAGTTTGAATTGTTATTAACTTCATGGAAACAGTTAAATCCGCCTTTTAAATCTGATATCTTGGGGGAAAATGGATCTAGAATATTCTTTTCTAGCAGATACTTACGAAAAAATCGAAAAAATTACAGGCAGAATAGCTATGACAGAGTATTTAGTTAATTTGTTTTCTAAAACTCCTTCTGAAATTATCGATAAGGTTGTTTATTTAACTCAAGGTAAGCTATATCCAGATTATGTTGGTATTGAACTTGGTATAGCTGAGAAATTGGCTATGAGGGCTTTGGCTATTGCTGTTGGAGTGAGTATAAGCATGATAGAAGCAGAATACAAGAAGCTTGGAGATATAGGATTAACAGCTGAGAAAATATTAACAAAGTATAAACCGATATCAATTACTCATTTCTTCGATACTGCCACGGCTTCGCGAAAACTTACGGTTTCGGAAGTTTACGAAAAGCTTGATCGAATAGCAAAGGCAGCGGGGGAAGGATCGCAGGATCTAAAAATTTCGCTTCTGGCTTCATTATTAAAAGATGCATCGCCTAAAGAAGCTAAATATTTGCTTAGAACGGTAACGGGGAGGCTAAGATTAGGAATTGCTGATATGACGATTCTAGACGCTTTAGCTATCGCGTTTACTGGATCAAAAGCTGCAAGAGATATTATAGAGAGAGCTTACAACATTCACCCAGATCTAGGGCATATAGCCAGGGTTCTAGCAACAGAGGGCTTGGAAGGAGTTAAAAAAATAAGAATAAAGGTTGGCATCCCGATCCAGCCAATGTTGGCGGAAAGACTAAGCGACCCCAAAGAAATTTTAGGTAAGTTGGGAGGTAAATGTATTGCAGAATACAAGTATGATGGTGAGCGGATACAAGCCCATAAAGGCATTAATAAAGTGACATTGTTCAGTCGTAGACTGGAAAATATTACGCACCACTACCCAGACGTCGTCGAAATGGTACGTCGTTATATAAAAGCTAAAGAAGCTATAGTGGAAGGTGAGTGCGTTGCCGTAAATCCCGATACTGGTGAAATGCTGCCCTTTCAGGAGCTTATGCATAGAAGACGCAAATACGGTGTAGAAAAAGCAATGGAAATGTACCCCGTCCACCTATACCTGTTCGACTTATTGTATTGTGACGGCATAGAGTATATTTCAAAACCATATCCGGAAAGAAGGGAGAAGCTTAAGGAAATAGTTGAAGAAACAGATGATATATCTCTATCCCAGGCAATTATCGTAGATAATCCTGAGGATTTAACTAGGTTTTTTGAACAAGCTATAACCGATGGTTGTGAAGGTATAATGTGTAAATCTATAGCATCAGACTCTATATATCAAATGGGCGCGCGAGGATGGTTGTGGATAAAATACAAGCGAGACTATAGATATGAAATGTCCGATACTGTAGACCTCGTAGTTGTTGGCGCTTTTCATGGTAGAGGAAAAAGAGCTGGAACTTATGGAGCTTTATTAATGGCTGCATATAATCACGAAAAAGATGTATTTGAGACGGTCTGCAAAGTTGGAAGCGGATTTACAGACGAGGATTTGGAAAAATTACCGGAGATGCTTAAGCCTTATATAATACCGCATCAGCACGCAAGGGTAGTATCGAAAATAGAGGCTGATGTATGGTTTGTGCCAGCTATCGTGCTCGAGATCATAGGCGCTGAAATAACTCTAAGTCCTTTACACACCTGCGCGTTTGGAAAAATAAGAGAAGATGCAGGGCTTGCTATAAGATTTCCACGCTTTACTGGCAGGTTTAGGTTTGATAAGGAGCCAGAACAAGCAACTACGGTGAAAGAGCTAATAGAGATGTATAAGACTCAGAGGAAAACGGCATCCTAGCTTCGAGTGTATTCTTTCTCGTACATTTTGGCTAATGTCCATCTGATTGCGCCACGGAGTTCGTCCAGCCTTCTTTCATCCCTATAATTATATATAACCAGTTCTTTTAAGACATCATCTTCGGATTTTACTTCATAATCTATAACTAAATCTGGATCAAGCACTCCTTCTCTAGCTTTTTCTTCGTCACTGCTTCGCATTTCAAATAAAAGCCTATTTAACAGGAAATGTCTAAATGGTGGAGTAGATACGTGTAATGTTTGGAGAGGCCGTATTATAGCGCGGTCTTTATAGACTATCATTTTAGCTAGTTTTTCACCTGTACGAGCTGTGATAATGTGTTCGGCCAAAGGCTTTTCTAAGATTTCCTTTTCTGAGGGGACATGAGCTTTCATTTTTTCTCTGGCAAGTTCGGAAGCTGGTACAAAGCTTTCACTGGATAAAACTTCGTCAATGAAATTGGTCAAAGCTTTTAATTCCATTAATTCTTTTTCGAGATCTGCTATTCTCTTCTCCAAACGTTGCTTTAAAGAAGCCAATAGTTGGAGTCTAGAATCGACCAATGCTACCACTCTCTTAAGATATTACGGACAATCAATATTATTAAATTTATCTCAAAGCATGAACTTTATTTATTTGCTTTACAAACAACATTAAAGTATGAAAATAAAGCTTGTAATATCTGATCTAGACCAGACAATCCTAGATACTTTGAATAGATTCTTCAGAGTATTCAATAAAACATTGAATTTCTATTGTTCAATGCAGGTTGACTGGAAAACTTTCCTTGAAAAATATAAAAAAGACAAGCTGGATAATATCGTATCCTCTATCGCCCCATTGGATAAATTCTGGGATAAATTTCTAGAAATCTACGATGATGAAAGCTTTACCTATGACAAGGTAATAGATGGTGTTAAAGAAGCTCTTTCACAATTGAAAAATGAAGGTTTGAAAATAATAGTTGTAACTGGAAGAAAATCTCGAAAAGAAAGAGTATGGGAAAACTTGAGATATCATAGATTAGACGTTTATATAGATGACGTTTACACAGTTCTCGACGTAGATAATCAAGAATTTAGATTTTCCAAAAAGGAGATCATATTAAAGGTACTCAATGATTATAGTTACAAGAGAGAAGAAGCTGTTTTTGTAGGAGATTATCGCTACGATATGTTAAGCGGTAAAAAAGCAGGCGTTTTAACAATTGGCGTTTTAACAGGACACGAAGATAGGAAAACCTTGTTTGAATACGGGGCTGACCTTGTTATTAAAAGCATGGCACAGCTGCCTAAGATCATTAAAGATATGGAGCGTGAGTAGATGTTTTTATCCATAGGAAATATTAATTTTGACTACTTGATCTTTACTAAAGAACCACCTGTAATTGATGGGCGTATTGAAGCGCGTAATTTTGTTATTGAATCGGGAGGGTCTGCATGTAATTTTGCTGTAACTATAACTAAGCTTGGTGGAAAGTGCAGAGTTTTTGGCTGCGTAGGTAGAGATGGAGATTGGCTCATTAAAAGATTAAAAGAGAAAAAAGTGGAAGCTTCTGAAATAATAAAAGTAGCCGAGAGAGAAAGTGGTAAAGTATTCGTCATTATCGACTTAAAAGGTCATAGGACAATGATAGCGTATAAGGGTGCTAATGAGCTTTTAAAGCCCGAACTTATTAAAAAATTGAATCTAGAAAAATATGTTCACGTTCATGTAAGCAGTAGAGAACCATGTTTTATTAACGAGATATATATGAGAATTGGAGATAAGCATAACATTACGTTATCGTACGATCCAGGGTGGACAATAGTTAAAAGGGAATCTGGTGAAATTTTGAACATACTTGACAAGCTAGATTTTTTGCTTATGAATAGACGGGAATTTGGTTATTTCATAAAAACTAATAATATTACAGATATTACGAAACTTTTTTCAAAATTTCAAAAACTGAAATTTATACTGGTAAAGGAAGGAGAAAAAGGGGCTAAGGCAATTCATGGCAAAAAGACAATTAACGTGCCGGCATTTAAAGTCTCTGTTGTAGATACTACAGGAGCTGGTGATGTTTTTAACGCTGCAACAATTTTTAGTTTGAAGAATGGGTTTTCGATAAAGGAGGCTTTGATAGTCGGAAACGCCGCTGCCGCTTTTAAAATTACAAAAGTGGGTGCTCAAGCGGCTCCCTCGACAATGGAGCTATGTAACTTTTTAAAGGAGAGGGGTTTTGAGCGTATTGCCTTGAAAATTCAAAATTGGAGGCTAGGAAATGATTAATCTCCAAATAATTCACTGTACAGAATTCATTTTTAAAGGGAAAAACTATGAAAATTCAATAGTTGTATTCGTATATGAGGAATCGCTGAAAAAGCGACTGGTCGACGTAACAGAATTGATATCTTTAATAAATATAAAAGCCGAGAGAATATTCATTTATCCTTGCTTTTCCAAAAGATGGATGATAAGCGATGCTGTAATTAAAGCATCAATTGAGATTGCAAAACAATTAAAAAAGAAGTTTACGAACGTCTCTATAATATACCCAACATTTACTCGAAACTTTATTTTAACTCCAAACTCTAGCCGTTACTTACTTCTTGAAGCATCACTCAATATTTCATAGATAGTGAGAAAATGTCGATAGTAAGAATTTCAACTGGTGTAAAAGAAGTAGATAGAATGCTGATGGGTGGTATACCAAAAGGTTTTTTAGTCGCGGTTGTCGGCGAACCGGGATGCGGCAAAACCATATTTTGCCTACATTTCATCAATGCAGGCTTTAAAAAAGGCGAAAAGGGAATATTTGTGACAACGGAAGAAAGCAGAGAATCTATAGTTAGACAAGCGGAACAATTCAATTTCGATTTTTCACAAGCACTAAAAGGCGGCAATCTAGTAATAATTGATGCTTTAATGAGAAGAAGAGAAGATCCATATTCTCTTTCTTCTCTCGACCCAGAAGAGCTTGTAAAGAAAATAATAGAAATAAAAAAGGAATTTGGATATGGGCATTCGAGGCTCGTAATAGATAGCCTCTCGGCCTTCTGGCTGGATAAGCCCGCTGTTGCAAGAAAATATTCGTATTTCGTAAAAAAAGTTTTAACGCAATGGGATTTTACTATTCTAGCTACATCGCAATATGCTGTTACGACATCGGAAGCGTTTGGTTTCGGTATAGAACATATAGCCGACGGAATTATTAGATTTAGGAAAACTGTAAGAGGTGGAATATTAAGACGATATATTTTAATTGAGAAGATGCGGCAAACGCCTCACGATTTGAGAATGCATGAAATTGATATAGTAAATGGTGTTGGTATTGTTGTTAAACGCGCAACAGAATATCGTAGGGAAGATGTAGCTCTACCAGAACATGTTCGAAGAAAAATAGTAGAAAGTAAAAAAATTAAGGAAAATGAGATACCATGAAGATAAGCCTTACAGAACTTTACGCTCGTAGGGAATTATTGCGAAATGAGCTAGCCATTAAAATAGGCAAAGAGTCGATCAGCAAGGCTATCAACGATTATCATGCAAAAAGGAAACCTAGGCCTTGTGGGATAACTGTCCACAGTGTTATTGGATGTTCCTCAGGATGCATATATTGCTACATACCTGATATGGGGTTTAGCAACCTGCATCCAATGCCGTATGGTTTAACTAAGGAAGAACTGGTTCTCTCGCTTCTTTCTAATAAATATTTCTTCCCTACAGTAAAAGGAACATACTTAGCTTTCGGAAGCATTGGCGAACCATTTCACCCTGTTGGTATATTAAAAACCACATCTTATCTAGAAGCTGTCACGTCTTTTCTAGGCAATCCAATTCAGGTCTCTACAAAAATGAAGATAGCAAGCGAAGCCTATCCTAGGCTAGGAAGATTAAAAACTTATCCAGTTAACATATTGGTAACTATAGTGTCTCTAAAATATGCAGAAATTCTAGAGCCCAGTGCACCAAGCCCCGAACAAAGATTCAATGTTATTAGAAATCTTAAAGATGAGGGTTTTAAACCAATCCTGTTCTTCAGACCAGTTATACCAGGCGTAAACGAGGAAGAAGCTGAAGAAATTTTCGAAAAAGCTAGAGAAAGTGGCGCAGTAGGAGTCGTGATTGGCGGTTTTAGAATAACAAGGAGAATACTATCTAATCTGAGGAGAGCAGGCATTGACATTTCAGATATAAAAAACAGGATAAAAACAAGGCCGAACGGGCAAACGCCAGTATACACCAATGACATAAAGCAGAAGCTTGTTGAAATCAGTCGAGAAAAAAACCTTATACCATTTCTCTCAGCATGCTGTGCCAACACGTATAATATAATGGCAACTACGGGGTTAAGAATACCATGCGCAAACTTATGCTTCATAAATAAAAAATTCTGTACTAACTGTCCAGTAAATTGTAAAAATATCAAAATAGAAGTTGACGAGGAAGAATTTAAAAATTCATTCTATAGAATGCTCAACGTTAAACCTGATGAAGTCAATGTTAAACAACACTCTATCAATGTTCAAGTTAAAAAACGTAAACGTAGATTATTGAGACGTAAAGCCATAATCAAAACAATGGAGAGTATATATAGGAAAAAAATTATAGTCGATTAATATGGTTTTTACTATTCGAAATTTCCTAAACATGCTCAAGTGGAGTAAAAAAGAAAATCCAAGCAAATACAGGATAATTTACTTGTCTCGAGGAGCACCAAATGATAGAGAGGAATTAACCGCCGATGCTATCACGGGAATTTACAGCAGAGGTTTTGAATATGAAAGAAGGGGGAAGAAAGTGTACATACCATATCACAGAATTATTAAAATAGAAAATATCGAGACTGGGGAAATCGTGTATAAGTCTGTTAAGCACCTCGGAAAATATTAATATTTAAGAATTCAGTTAAATTAGATTGGCTGATGCCTATGACAATAAAAGTAGCAATAAATGGTTTTGGGAGAATAGGAAGATTGTTTTACAGGGCAGCTTTAAAAGACCCAGACTTTATGAAAAGATTTGAAGTAGTTGCAGTAAATGATTTAACAAAGCCTGAGATGTTGGCTCACCTGCTTAAATACGACTCTATACACGGTATTCTGAAGAATGAGATTAAAGCTAAAGAGGACGCGATTGTAGTCGATGGGAATGAAATCAAAGTTTTCCAAATTCCCGACCCGGCCAAATTACCGTGGAAAGAACTGGGAATTGACATTGTCTTAGAATCTACTGGAAGATTTCGAGATAGAGAGAACGCGTCTAAGCACATCAGCGCCGGCGCTAAAAGAGTTATCATTTCAGCTCCAGCTAAAGAGCCAGATATAACAGTCGTTATAGGAGTAAATCATAAGCTGTATGATCCAAGCAAACACTACATAATTTCAAATGCTTCGTGCACCACGAACGCGCTAGCGCCAGTCGTTAAAGTTCTAAACGAGAAATTCGGAATTGTTAAAGGTTTAATGACTACAACGCACGCTTACACAAATGACCAGAGACTACTTGATCTAGTCCATAAAGACCTGAGAAGAGCTAGAGCTGCTGCACTATCTATAATTCCGACAACTACCGGAGCGGCGAAAGCCATAGGGCTCGTGCTTCCAGAATTAAAAGGAAAACTTGATGGAATGGCATTAAGAGTTCCAGTTGCAGACGGTTCAATAATAGATCTCGTTGCTGAATTAAAGCAGGAAGTCACTAAAGAAGAAGTAAATGAAGCATTTAGAAAAGCCGCTGAAGGAGAGCTAAAAGGCATACTTGAGTATACTGAAGAACCATTAGTATCTGTAGATATAATAGGCAATCCGCATTCATCGATCGTTGACGGATTAAGCACGTATGCTATTGGAAATATGGTAAAAGTTTTATCTTGGTACGACAATGAGTGGGGCTTCAGTTGCAGACTCGTAGACCTAATGAAATATATGGCGGATGTAGGGTTATAAAACTTTACAGTTAATATGAAAGTTAGTCATAATTTTTTCTAGTTTCTT carries:
- a CDS encoding carbohydrate kinase family protein → MFLSIGNINFDYLIFTKEPPVIDGRIEARNFVIESGGSACNFAVTITKLGGKCRVFGCVGRDGDWLIKRLKEKKVEASEIIKVAERESGKVFVIIDLKGHRTMIAYKGANELLKPELIKKLNLEKYVHVHVSSREPCFINEIYMRIGDKHNITLSYDPGWTIVKRESGEILNILDKLDFLLMNRREFGYFIKTNNITDITKLFSKFQKLKFILVKEGEKGAKAIHGKKTINVPAFKVSVVDTTGAGDVFNAATIFSLKNGFSIKEALIVGNAAAAFKITKVGAQAAPSTMELCNFLKERGFERIALKIQNWRLGND
- a CDS encoding KaiC domain-containing protein translates to MSIVRISTGVKEVDRMLMGGIPKGFLVAVVGEPGCGKTIFCLHFINAGFKKGEKGIFVTTEESRESIVRQAEQFNFDFSQALKGGNLVIIDALMRRREDPYSLSSLDPEELVKKIIEIKKEFGYGHSRLVIDSLSAFWLDKPAVARKYSYFVKKVLTQWDFTILATSQYAVTTSEAFGFGIEHIADGIIRFRKTVRGGILRRYILIEKMRQTPHDLRMHEIDIVNGVGIVVKRATEYRREDVALPEHVRRKIVESKKIKENEIP
- a CDS encoding radical SAM protein codes for the protein MKISLTELYARRELLRNELAIKIGKESISKAINDYHAKRKPRPCGITVHSVIGCSSGCIYCYIPDMGFSNLHPMPYGLTKEELVLSLLSNKYFFPTVKGTYLAFGSIGEPFHPVGILKTTSYLEAVTSFLGNPIQVSTKMKIASEAYPRLGRLKTYPVNILVTIVSLKYAEILEPSAPSPEQRFNVIRNLKDEGFKPILFFRPVIPGVNEEEAEEIFEKARESGAVGVVIGGFRITRRILSNLRRAGIDISDIKNRIKTRPNGQTPVYTNDIKQKLVEISREKNLIPFLSACCANTYNIMATTGLRIPCANLCFINKKFCTNCPVNCKNIKIEVDEEEFKNSFYRMLNVKPDEVNVKQHSINVQVKKRKRRLLRRKAIIKTMESIYRKKIIVD
- a CDS encoding DUF504 domain-containing protein — translated: MVFTIRNFLNMLKWSKKENPSKYRIIYLSRGAPNDREELTADAITGIYSRGFEYERRGKKVYIPYHRIIKIENIETGEIVYKSVKHLGKY
- the gap gene encoding type I glyceraldehyde-3-phosphate dehydrogenase, whose amino-acid sequence is MTIKVAINGFGRIGRLFYRAALKDPDFMKRFEVVAVNDLTKPEMLAHLLKYDSIHGILKNEIKAKEDAIVVDGNEIKVFQIPDPAKLPWKELGIDIVLESTGRFRDRENASKHISAGAKRVIISAPAKEPDITVVIGVNHKLYDPSKHYIISNASCTTNALAPVVKVLNEKFGIVKGLMTTTHAYTNDQRLLDLVHKDLRRARAAALSIIPTTTGAAKAIGLVLPELKGKLDGMALRVPVADGSIIDLVAELKQEVTKEEVNEAFRKAAEGELKGILEYTEEPLVSVDIIGNPHSSIVDGLSTYAIGNMVKVLSWYDNEWGFSCRLVDLMKYMADVGL